One region of Palaemon carinicauda isolate YSFRI2023 chromosome 40, ASM3689809v2, whole genome shotgun sequence genomic DNA includes:
- the LOC137632045 gene encoding uncharacterized protein, with the protein MKDGISEGQLHCPKYFDRPAMNSSYQNESVKYPYKSGYPQDEHSGTKLDIANSETHDYNHRQLNTFTPIEYTMSINTKVEDLPEPYVPNFDCPSVVGENFANSSFDTSPSSYGIYDGCWSGSSIRLREVVDDLTTSLDTMKEVASAIETKPHEDHMAATCEELTRSSSGSLINTRKAERGHKFDDEQSTSQYQTHNKVVGLSQISCGTKKKRKIKLYQLGPQENKELEIKRLRALQAHRNRERMEREERLAKVTIRKMEDEIQSLRKEKEDRRYTVSLLEAQLSGLVLDNRKNETNTTHGNDDIDGGFAVAYPE; encoded by the exons ATGAAAGACGGCATAAGTGAAGGTCAACTTCATTGTCCAAAATATTTTGATAGACCAGCCATGAATTCGTCGTATCAGAATGAATCTGTCAAATACCCCTATAAATCTGGATATCCACAAGATGAACATTCAGGAACGAAGCTTGACATTGCGAATTCAGAAACACACGACTATAATCATAGGCAGTTAAACACTTTCACCCCCATCGAATATACAATGTCAATAAATACTAAAGTTGAAGATTTACCAGAACCATATGTCCCCAATTTTGATTGTCCTTCAGTAGTTGGTGAAAATTTTGCAAATAGTAGCTTTGACACTTCACCCTCTTCTTATGGTATATATGATGGTTGTTGGTCTGGAAGTTCTATTCGCCTAAGAGAGGTAGTTGATGATCTCACTACTTCTTTGGATACCATGAAAGAAGTGGCTTCAGCTATAGAGACCAAACCCCATGAAGACCATATGGCTGCCACCTGTGAGGAACTTACTCGAAGCTCAAGTGGCTCACTCATCAATACAAGAAAGGCTGAAAGAGGACACAAGTTTGATGATGAACAATCCACCAGTCAGTATCAGACTCACAACAAAGTCGTTGGACTATCACAAATCTCATGTGGCactaaaaagaagaggaaaataaagTTGTATCAGTTAGGCCCACAAGAAAACAAGGAGTTGGAGATCAAGCGACTAAGAGCTTTACAGGCTCATAGAAATCGCGAAAGAATGGAACGCGAGGAACGGCTGGCCAAAGTCACCATCAGAAAGATGGAAGATGAAATTCAGAGTCTaaggaaagagaaagaagatagacgATATACAGTCAGTCTCTTAGAAGCCCAGCTCTCAGGTCTTGTGCTAGATAATAGAAAAAACGAGACTAATACTACTCATGGAAATGATGATATAG atggCGGCTTTGCTGTGGCATATCCTGAATGA